A window of Myxococcales bacterium contains these coding sequences:
- a CDS encoding lipid-transfer protein: MSRRVNVIGVGMTKFQKPGASDDYNVMAAKAITAAIEDAKVKFEDVEQAFAGYVYGDSTCGQRAVYDVGLTGIPVFNVNNNCSTGSSALMLARQAIMAGAECVLAVGFEKMEKGALGSKFTDRANPLEWQANLMNKVQGFNQAPPAAQMFGGAGREYRWKYGTKRETFAKVSEKARKHASQNPFALFNQVLSVEEILASEEVFDPLTRYQCCPPTCGAAAAILCTDEFAKKLGISKPVWIAGQAMVTDRKSSFDEDSMIKMVGYDMTKGAAQKVYEEAGLGPKDVDVVELHDCFTANEILTYEGLGLCGEGEAEKFIEEGQNTYGGKFVTNPSGGLLSKGHPLGATGLAQCTELVWQLRGQADKRQVPNAKVALQHNLGLGGACVVTMYRNG; encoded by the coding sequence ATGAGCAGACGAGTGAACGTCATCGGCGTGGGCATGACGAAGTTCCAGAAGCCCGGCGCGAGCGACGACTACAACGTGATGGCCGCCAAGGCGATCACGGCCGCCATCGAGGACGCCAAGGTCAAATTCGAGGACGTGGAGCAGGCCTTCGCCGGCTACGTCTACGGCGACAGCACGTGCGGCCAACGCGCCGTGTACGACGTGGGCCTCACGGGCATCCCCGTGTTCAACGTGAACAACAACTGCTCGACGGGCTCCTCGGCGCTCATGCTCGCGCGCCAGGCCATCATGGCGGGCGCCGAGTGCGTGCTCGCCGTGGGCTTCGAGAAGATGGAGAAGGGCGCGCTCGGCTCGAAGTTCACCGATCGTGCGAACCCGCTCGAGTGGCAAGCGAACCTCATGAACAAGGTGCAGGGCTTCAACCAGGCCCCGCCGGCCGCGCAGATGTTCGGCGGCGCAGGCCGCGAGTACCGCTGGAAGTACGGCACGAAGCGCGAGACGTTCGCCAAGGTGAGCGAGAAGGCGCGCAAACACGCCTCGCAGAACCCCTTCGCGCTCTTCAACCAGGTGCTCTCCGTCGAGGAGATCTTGGCCTCCGAGGAGGTGTTCGATCCGCTCACGCGCTACCAGTGCTGCCCCCCCACGTGCGGCGCCGCGGCGGCGATCCTCTGCACGGACGAGTTCGCGAAGAAGCTCGGCATCTCGAAGCCGGTGTGGATCGCAGGTCAGGCCATGGTGACCGACCGCAAGAGCTCGTTCGACGAGGACAGCATGATCAAGATGGTCGGCTACGACATGACCAAGGGCGCCGCTCAGAAGGTCTACGAAGAGGCCGGCCTCGGCCCGAAGGACGTTGACGTCGTCGAGCTCCACGACTGCTTCACCGCGAACGAGATCCTCACGTACGAGGGGCTCGGCCTCTGCGGCGAGGGCGAGGCCGAGAAGTTCATCGAAGAGGGGCAGAACACCTACGGCGGCAAGTTCGTCACGAACCCGTCGGGCGGCCTGCTCTCGAAGGGGCACCCGCTCGGGGCGACGGGCCTCGCCCAGTGCACGGAGCTCGTGTGGCAGCTCCGGGGCCAGGCCGACAAACGCCAAGTGCCGAACGCGAAGGTCGCGCTCCAGCACAACCTCGGCCTCGGCGGCGCTTGCGTCGTGACCATGTACCGGAACGGCTGA
- a CDS encoding acyltransferase family protein, which produces MSIDGFPPDGSAPFVSFSEKTAEAVYGFVSRMAERLEVPVLGLSHLPKGRGLIVGNHAFGWDVVVPMATIWAKTGRRVWALGEHLWWRVPYVRKLVAELGTVDGTPENVDALLSRDELVLVMPGGLREAVKPRELRYRLLWGERYGFVEAAIRNEAPVVPLASVGADEWFDFVGNATARGERWLRGTGIPLPVPARVLPIPRIVPWRFVLGEPVLPRYVPGAASDRAALRSLRREVEGALSELIDAELCRRQGIDLGKRPIPRM; this is translated from the coding sequence GTGTCGATCGACGGTTTTCCCCCCGACGGAAGCGCCCCGTTCGTCTCGTTCTCCGAGAAGACCGCCGAGGCCGTGTACGGGTTCGTCTCGCGCATGGCCGAGCGGCTCGAGGTGCCCGTCCTCGGGCTTTCGCACCTGCCGAAGGGTCGTGGTCTCATCGTGGGCAATCACGCCTTCGGGTGGGACGTGGTCGTACCTATGGCCACGATCTGGGCGAAGACCGGGAGGCGCGTGTGGGCCCTCGGGGAGCACCTCTGGTGGCGAGTCCCGTACGTTCGCAAGCTCGTCGCCGAGCTCGGCACCGTCGACGGGACTCCCGAGAACGTCGATGCGCTCCTCTCGCGGGACGAGCTCGTCCTCGTGATGCCGGGAGGCCTGCGCGAGGCGGTGAAGCCGCGCGAGCTTCGCTATCGGCTCTTGTGGGGCGAGCGGTATGGCTTCGTGGAGGCGGCCATCCGCAACGAGGCGCCCGTGGTCCCGCTCGCGTCGGTCGGGGCCGACGAGTGGTTCGATTTCGTCGGCAACGCGACCGCGCGCGGCGAGAGGTGGCTCCGTGGCACCGGGATCCCGCTGCCCGTACCGGCTCGCGTCCTGCCCATTCCGCGCATCGTCCCGTGGCGCTTCGTGCTCGGAGAGCCGGTCTTGCCCCGGTATGTGCCCGGAGCCGCGAGCGATCGCGCGGCGCTCCGAAGCCTTCGGCGCGAGGTGGAGGGCGCGCTCTCCGAGCTCATCGACGCCGAGCTCTGCCGCCGCCAAGGGATCGACTTGGGAAAACGCCCGATACCGCGTATGTAG